The Crocosphaera subtropica ATCC 51142 genome includes a window with the following:
- a CDS encoding HD domain-containing phosphohydrolase codes for MDIFGSSEPAKILVVDDHPFSRVMAVDLLSANGYDVIEHDGVSDVFTTVRSVSPDLILMDIKMPNHNGFDVCQKLKQNQDTRSIPIILMSVSDDNQSRLKSQGVMADAFMSKPLESIVLLPEVELLVQRKRLYEWLDQIQQVLFLISQAIQQRYSSEGQSRIRFDKLAQGFGEYLNLNQVEISDLILASHLHDIGTVAIPDAVMMKQGKLNEEERELIKKHVLIGEEICRPMQNRRGIAQIIRHHHERWDGSGYPDGLIGESIPKLAQIFQILDIYEALTSQRPYKQAYSPQEAIKIITEEAEKGWRNVKLVQQFVAFMEEKELA; via the coding sequence GTGGATATTTTTGGAAGCTCGGAACCTGCAAAAATCTTAGTGGTGGATGATCACCCTTTTAGTCGTGTTATGGCGGTGGATCTCTTAAGTGCCAATGGTTATGATGTCATTGAACATGATGGTGTTTCCGATGTCTTTACTACAGTAAGAAGTGTATCTCCTGATCTCATTTTGATGGATATCAAAATGCCTAATCATAATGGTTTTGATGTTTGTCAAAAACTAAAACAAAATCAAGATACTCGTTCTATTCCTATTATTTTGATGAGTGTCTCTGATGACAATCAATCCCGTCTCAAAAGCCAAGGGGTAATGGCGGATGCTTTTATGAGTAAACCCTTAGAAAGTATCGTTTTATTACCCGAAGTAGAATTATTAGTCCAAAGAAAACGACTTTATGAATGGCTAGATCAAATCCAGCAAGTATTGTTTTTGATTTCCCAAGCGATTCAACAGCGTTATTCTTCCGAAGGACAATCAAGGATTAGATTTGATAAATTAGCACAAGGATTTGGAGAATATCTTAACTTAAATCAAGTAGAAATTAGTGATCTAATTTTAGCCTCTCATCTTCATGATATTGGTACCGTTGCTATTCCTGATGCAGTGATGATGAAGCAAGGAAAATTAAATGAAGAAGAACGAGAATTAATCAAAAAGCACGTTTTAATTGGGGAAGAAATTTGTCGTCCTATGCAAAATCGTCGAGGGATCGCTCAAATTATTCGTCATCATCATGAACGTTGGGATGGTAGCGGTTATCCTGATGGGTTAATCGGAGAAAGTATCCCTAAATTAGCGCAAATTTTTCAAATTTTAGATATCTACGAAGCATTAACCAGTCAAAGACCTTATAAGCAAGCCTATAGTCCCCAAGAAGCCATAAAAATTATCACCGAAGAAGCAGAAAAAGGGTGGCGAAATGTCAAGTTAGTGCAACAATTTGTTGCATTCATGGAAGAAAAAGAACTGGCTTAA
- a CDS encoding DUF4079 domain-containing protein, which yields MGDKLADILEPLAAWFRSLGVPEPIVHWGHPVMMGIVVLVMGSFTAYMGWRSRFVTDPEVVSESRASHRQLAPWVFLFVTLGYTGGVLSLVMQQHPILNSGHFWTGTAVIGLMAISAITPLIGFNSDQKEGYRAFHAYLGGVVAIVLIAHGILGLKLGLSL from the coding sequence ATGGGAGACAAACTTGCAGATATCTTGGAACCTTTGGCTGCTTGGTTCCGTAGTTTAGGAGTACCCGAACCCATTGTTCATTGGGGACACCCAGTTATGATGGGGATTGTTGTCTTAGTAATGGGTAGTTTTACGGCTTATATGGGGTGGCGCAGTCGTTTCGTTACTGATCCCGAAGTGGTATCAGAAAGTCGTGCTTCTCACCGTCAGTTGGCTCCTTGGGTGTTTCTTTTCGTTACCCTAGGATATACTGGCGGAGTGCTATCTCTAGTGATGCAACAACATCCTATTCTAAATAGCGGTCATTTTTGGACAGGAACCGCCGTTATTGGGTTAATGGCCATCAGTGCGATTACGCCTTTAATTGGCTTTAATAGCGATCAAAAAGAAGGTTATCGTGCGTTTCATGCGTATTTAGGTGGTGTGGTTGCCATTGTGTTAATTGCTCATGGTATTTTAGGATTAAAATTAGGACTTTCTTTATAG